A segment of the Sulfurovum indicum genome:
TGAGTGCTCCAATATAGGCTCTGGCACTTGCCAGCATCGTATCAATATGAAGCCCGTGACCGATAACAGCAGGTTCATTATTGAAACTGACTTTGACTGTAACATTGGCAAGGGCATCTTTCCCTTCACTGACAGATTTGACCTTATATTCATCAAGCCTTCCTGTATAGCCGGTGATGCGGTCTATTGCTTTGAATACTGCATCAATCGTACCGCCGCCGATGCTTGCATCCATTGTCTCATCTTCACCTTTTCTGATCTTGACTGCTGCGCTCGGTACCCCTTCACTGCAATCCATTAACTGGAGTGAAACGATTTCGAAGACTTGTGCTGCTTTAGTCATTTCATTTGTGACAAGCGCACGAATATCATCGTCACAGATCTCTTTTTTACGGTCTGCCAGGATCTTGAAACGTTCAAAGGCTCTGTTAAGAGCCTCATCTTCAAGAGTGAATCCAAGTTTGGACAACTTGTCTTTGAATGCAGCACGTCCTGAGTGTTTCCCTAAGACCAAAGTATCGTTCAGGTCAAGTCCGATATCCTTGGGACTGATGATCTCGTAGGTCTCTTTGTGTTTTAAAACACCGTCCTGATGTATCCCACTCTCATGTGCAAAAGCATTTTTCCCCACAATAGCTTTGTTCGGCTGTGGTTCTATTCCGGTGATGTTGGCGATCAAACGGCTGGTAGGATAGATCTCTTTGGTATTGATGTTGGTCACAAAATTACTGAAAACATCGTTTCTTACCTTTAAGGCCATTACAATCTCTTCAAGTGCGGCATTTCCGGCTCTTTCACCCAGACCGTTAATGGTGCACTCTACCTGTCTGGCACCGTTGACTACAGCTTCAAGAGAGTTGGCAACACCCAGGCCCAAATCATTGTGATTGTGTACGGAAATGATTGCCCGTCCTCTGACATATTCACTCATCTCCTTGACCATGGCACCGATCTCAAAAGGGAGTCTGAATCCTACTGTATCTGGTAAATTGATTGTCGTTGCACCTGCTTCAATGACAGCATCACTGATCTCTTTCATGAAAGAGATATCAGAACGTCCTGCATCTTCGCAGCTGAACTCAACATCTTCTACAAAAGTACGAGCATACTCAACTGCACGTACTGCACGTTTGATGACTTCATCCGGTTTCATTTTAAGTTTGTATTCCATATGAATGGGACTGGTGGCGATGAAGGTATGAATACGCTTCATCTTTGCCTTGGCAATGGCTTCTCCGGCTGCTTTGACATCTGCATCCACTGCACGTGCGAGAGAACAGACAGTGGACTTCTCCACACGCTGTGCGATCTTCTCAATAGCATCGAAGTCTCCGGGACTTGCCGCGGCAAATCCCGCCTCAATGATGTCTACCCCCAAACGCTCTAATTGTGCAGCGATCTGTATCTTCTCTTCAGTGTTCATAGAAGCGCCAGGGCTCTGTTCACCATCTCTTAGTGTTGTGTCAAATATTTTAATGGTCTCTTTGCTCATTATGTTTACCTTATAATATATACATACCGGTATATCT
Coding sequences within it:
- a CDS encoding 2-isopropylmalate synthase; its protein translation is MSKETIKIFDTTLRDGEQSPGASMNTEEKIQIAAQLERLGVDIIEAGFAAASPGDFDAIEKIAQRVEKSTVCSLARAVDADVKAAGEAIAKAKMKRIHTFIATSPIHMEYKLKMKPDEVIKRAVRAVEYARTFVEDVEFSCEDAGRSDISFMKEISDAVIEAGATTINLPDTVGFRLPFEIGAMVKEMSEYVRGRAIISVHNHNDLGLGVANSLEAVVNGARQVECTINGLGERAGNAALEEIVMALKVRNDVFSNFVTNINTKEIYPTSRLIANITGIEPQPNKAIVGKNAFAHESGIHQDGVLKHKETYEIISPKDIGLDLNDTLVLGKHSGRAAFKDKLSKLGFTLEDEALNRAFERFKILADRKKEICDDDIRALVTNEMTKAAQVFEIVSLQLMDCSEGVPSAAVKIRKGEDETMDASIGGGTIDAVFKAIDRITGYTGRLDEYKVKSVSEGKDALANVTVKVSFNNEPAVIGHGLHIDTMLASARAYIGALNSYLSMEGKLKARYTDSSITV